Proteins from one Oncorhynchus masou masou isolate Uvic2021 chromosome 12, UVic_Omas_1.1, whole genome shotgun sequence genomic window:
- the LOC135549980 gene encoding tubulin beta chain encodes MREIVHIQAGQCGNQIGAKFWEVISDEHGIDPTGTYHGDSDLQLDRISVYYNEASGGKYVPRAVLVDLEPGTMDSVRSGPFGQIFRPDNFVFGQSGAGNNWAKGHYTEGAELVDSVLDVVRKEAESCDCLQGFQLTHSLGGGTGSGMGTLLISKIREEYPDRIMNTFSVVPSPKVSDTVVEPYNATLSVHQLVENTDETFCIDNEALYDICFRTLKLTTPTYGDLNHLVSATMSGVTTCLRFPGQLNADLRKLAVNMVPFPRLHFFIPGFAPLTSRGSQQYRALTVPELTQQVFDAKNMMAACDPRHGRYLTVAAVFRGRMSMKEVDEQMLNVQNKNSSYFVEWIPNNVKTAVCDIPPRGLKMAVTFIGNSTAIQELFKRISEQFTAMFRRKAFLHWYTGEGMDEMEFTEAESNMNDLVSEYQQYQDATAEEEGEFEEEAEEDA; translated from the exons TTCTGGGAGGTGATCAGCGACGAACATGGCATCGACCCCACAGGCACCTACCATGGAGACAGTGACCTGCAGCTGGACAGGATCAGTGTCTACTACAACGAGGCTTCAG GTGGCAAGTATGTACCCAGAGCGGTCTTAGTGGACCTGGAGCCCGGCACCATGGACTCTGTCAGATCCGGACCGTTCGGGCAGATCTTCAGACCAGACAACTTTGTGTTTG GTCAGAGCGGTGCGGGAAACAACTGGGCAAAGGGCCACTACACTGAGGGAGCAGAGCTGGTGGACTCAGTCCTGGATGTGGTGAGGAAAGAGGCTGAGAGCTGTGACTGCCTCCAGGGTTTCCAGCTCACCCACTCCCTGGGTGGGGGCACTGGCTCGGGCATGGGCACCCTGCTCATCAGCAAGATCCGTGAAGAGTACCCCGACCGCATCATGAACACCTTCAGCGTGGTGCCCTCCCCTAAAGTGTCAGACACTGTGGTGGAGCCCTACAATGCCACCCTGTCAGTCCACCAGCTAGTGGAGAACACAGACGAGACCTTCTGCATTGACAACGAGGCTCTCTACGACATCTGCTTCCGGACCCTCAAACTCACCACGCCGACTTACGGAGACCTCAACCACCTGGTGTCGGCCACCATGAGCGGAGTCACCACTTGCCTGCGTTTCCCCGGTCAGCTCAATGCCGACCTCCGTAAACTGGCCGTCAACATGGTGCCTTTCCCCCGTCTCCACTTCTTCATCCCCGGCTTCGCACCCCTCACCAGCAGGGGGAGCCAGCAGTACCGTGCCCTCACCGTGCCTGAGCTCACTCAGCAAGTGTTCGACGCCAAGAACATGATGGCCGCATGTGACCCGCGCCACGGTCGCTACCTCACTGTCGCCGCTGTCTTCCGTGGCCGCATGTCCATGAAGGAGGTGGACGAGCAGATGCTCAATGTCCAGAACAAGAACAGCAGCTACTTCGTTGAATGGATCCCCAACAACGTCAAGACCGCCGTCTGCGACATTCCTCCAAGAGGCCTCAAAATGGCCGTCACCTTCATCGGCAACAGCACGGCCATCCAGGAGCTGTTCAAGCGTATCTCTGAGCAGTTCACTGCCATGTTCCGCCGCAAGGCCTTCCTCCATTGGTACACCGGAGAGGGCATGGACGAGATGGAGTTCACTGAGGCAGAGAGCAACATGAACGACCTGGTGTCTGAGTACCAGCAGTACCAGGACGCCACCGCCGAGGAGGAAGGTGAGTTtgaggaggaggctgaggaggacgCTTAA
- the LOC135549981 gene encoding uncharacterized protein LOC135549981 — protein MKTIGVAVFGAVFCTVLTASLKVKEEHKIAFFGEDVHIPLPSLVSTDVLFKPASNRTAEVVLMRDGRVVGHRAQLNSLKHLILEDVGEEHEGMYVIKNTEAPADVKHIILIVRDCALEQVVRYGETYHIPLSDILGPITLEFRSSQAQANQTTEPPAVVLLNQTSTPPEEYKGRLSVSEKRVTLSMVRGTDEGSFTVLDRDGKVRRRSCLNVKEHQNFVHLSYGSTLKINLFVDHTKVNLMYTPDWDRKDRVILEQGELVVPLDPSLDGRLTVEGSVCILERVRVSDMGLFRVTDLLGFPVTNIYLEVEAYKLPTLYVAILSLLGFLVLLLLVCLLSCLINVRRRAEKARQIALIAQQAGKGDGDAFVKVVQEAYTRFAEESTLTSTWDNSNATESTEVTIKGLEVSKAGRYHTLSSDKNFLEMSDSGVEFNSSTLPLDSECETDVPHTFTSHKLLLNNSDSVAATIIPEGDQSANRTPDSAMSPSYVTQARSEADAPEEDLMGVTTPERASSGAELSAALEAADKAISQSVPNATAESTTT, from the exons ATGAAAACAATTGGTGTTGCCGTGTTTGGAGCCGTGTTCTGCACTG TTCTGACTGCATCCCTGAAAG tcaaaGAAGAACACAAGATTGCTTTTTTCGGCGAGGATGTGCACATCCCACTCCCATCCCTAGTCAGCACTGATGTTCTGTTCAAGCCCGCCTCCAACCGCACCGCCGAGGTGGTCCTGATGAGGGATGGGCGGGTGGTGGGCCACCGGGCCCAGCTCAACTCCCTCAAGCACCTCATCCTGGAGGATGTGGGGGAGGAGCACGAGGGCATGTACGTGATCAAGAACACAGAGGCGCCTGCCGATGtcaaacacatcatcctcatcgtCAGGG ATTGCGCGCTGGAGCAGGTGGTCAGGTACGGTGAGACATACCACATCCCACTCAGTGACATCTTGGGCCCTATCACCCTGGAGTTCAGGTCCAGTCAAGCTCAGGCCAATCAGACCACGGAGCCCCCGGCAGTGGTATTGCTCAACCAGACTTCCACCCCCCCAGAAGAGTACAAGGGTCGTCTGAGTGTGTCCGAGAAAAGGGTGACTCTAAGCATGGTGCGGGGGACAGACGAGGGAAGCTTCACCGTACTGGACCGCGATGGGAAAGTCAGGAGGAGGTCATGCCTGAACGTGAAAG AGCACCAGAACTTCGTCCACCTATCATATGGCAGTACTTTGAAGATCAACCTGTTTGTGGACCACACCAAAGTCAACCTCATGTACACTCCAGACTGGGACCGGAAGGACCGGGTCATACTAGAGCAAGGAGAGCTAGTGGTGCCGTTGGACCCTTCACTGGACGGCAGGCTGACTGTAGAAGGCTCCGTGTGCATTCTGGAGAGGGTCCGGGTTAGTGACATGGGCCTCTTCAGAGTGACAGACCTGTTGGGGTTCCCTGTGACCAACATCTACCTGGAGGTGGAAG CCTATAAGTTACCCACGCTGTATGTTGCAATCCTCTCCTTACTGGGCTTCCTGGTCCTCCTCTTGCTGGTGTGTCTGCTCTCCTGCCTGATAAATGTGCGGCGTCGGGCGGAGAAGGCGCGGCAAATTGCCCTCATCGCCCAGCAGGCGGGCAAGGGGGATGGAGATGCATTCGTCAAG GTTGTTCAAGAGGCCTATACACGGTTCGCTGAGGAATCCACTTTGACGTCTACGTGGGACAACAGCAATGCTACAGAGAGCACGGAGGTCACCATTAAG GGTCTGGAGGTATCCAAAGCAGGTCGCTACCACACTCTCTCCTCGGACAAGAACTTCCTGGAGATGAGCGACTCGGGGGTAGAGTTCAACTCCTCCACCCTCCCGTTGGACAGCGAATGTGAGACGGACGTGCCCCATACCTTCACCTCCCACAAGCTGCTCCTCAACAACTCTGACAGCGTGGCCGCCACCATCATCCCCGAGGGAGACCAGAGTGCCAACCGGACCCCCGACTCAGCCATGAGCCCCAGCTACGTGACCCAGGCTCGGTCTGAGGCTGACGCCCCTGAAGAAGACCTGATGGGTGTCACCACACCAGAAAGGGCATCCAGTGGCGCCGAGCTGTCTGCAGCACTTGAGGCAGCCGATAAAGCTATCAGCCAGTCAGTTCCCAATGCCACTGCAGAGAGCACCACCACCTGA
- the LOC135549983 gene encoding transcription factor 19-like, with amino-acid sequence MLSGVQPCFQLLRIGSSSTDLAQDLYTFRPALTHSVFRLGRAAELCDVTLDSTSVSRIHAELHAEREVEGAAGGGWKVQIKDRSSHGTWVNEVRLQPSVQWELSDGDTLTFGCQSERGSPEFYFLFQKVSVRPLDFDAITIPKAGTFSSDLKNRIRTSLDRKAVANLDLSTWSINRATVILNSIGSLSKINGSPWTFKRSDGSITDPNSTSPPFTSLVPPSTPPPFPPTTSVVSSKSLPASSKSRRKSAHTVLLEDDSSDEARNHRSVKDIQRGTKRRRLYKSESEGFHASLAKTDQDVRRQFELKPVPKPIANGHAIVANGKLNHVSFNINQRREINPNHQRTGPNMNVSVFRQQNIFPPPSSGRGRRRAHSSPVYSPMVVGGESYSLVSPSLRICKEERARPGQFARFHVTTGKRRGRPRKHPPPRPSLPPPSSSSSSSTSSSSSSSSSSSSSSEDEEEGVVSQGVEPCAAPRCRLPQQDTVQWVQCDDCDAWYHLDCLHCDRKNLLLDPNADFHCGCC; translated from the exons ATGCTGTCCGGAGTCCAGCCGTGTTTCCAGCTGCTGAGAATCGGCTCGTCCTCCACAGATTTGGCCCAGGACCTGTACACGTTCCGGCCGGCGCTGACCCACTCAGTGTTTCGGCTGGGCCGTGCGGCAGAGCTGTGTGATGTCACCCTGGACTCGACGTCCGTGTCCCGGATCCACGCCGAGCTGCATgctgagagggaggtggagggggcgGCCGGGGGGGGCTGGAAGGTGCAGATAAAGGACCGGAGCAGCCATG GTACCTGGGTGAATGAGGTCCGTCTGCAGCCCAGTGTCCAATGGGAGCTCTCAGATGGTGACACACTCACCTTCGGCTGCCAATCAGAGCGAGGGAGCCCAGAGTTCTACTTTCTCTTCCAGAAGGTTAGCGTGCGGCCGTTGGACTTTGACGCCATCACCATCCCCAAGGCCGGCACCTTCTCCTCCGACCTGAAGAACCGAATCAGAACGAGCCTGGACCGCAAGGCGGTGGCCAACTTGGATCTCTCCACTTGGTCAATCAACAGGGCGACTGTCATTCTGAATTCCATTGGAAGCCTGAGCAAGATCAATGGGAGTCCTTGGACATTTAAGAGGAGTGACGGCAGTATCACAGACCCAAACTCCACCTCCCCGCCTTTTACATCCTTGGTCccgccctccacccctcctcccttcccgcCCACTACCTCTGTGGTCTCATCCAAGTCACTCCCGGCGTCATCCAAGAGCAGGCGCAAGTCAGCCCACACTGTACTTCTGGAGGATGACAGCTCGGACGAGGCCAGGAACCACCGAAGCGTGAAGGACATCCAGAGAGGGACGAAGAGAAGACGCCTCTACAAGTCTGAGTCTGAGGGTTTCCACGCTTCTTTAGCCAAAACGGACCAGGATGTACGACGCCAGTTCGAACTGAAGCCTGTGCCTAAACCGATTGCAAACGGTCACGCAATCGTCGCTAACGGCAAACTCAACCACGTATCCTTCAACATCAATCAGAGGCGGGAGATCAACCCAAACCATCAAAGGACTGGCCCAAATATGAACGTCTCTGTGTTTCGCCAGCAGAATATTTTTCCGCCGCCATCTTCTGGGAGGGGAAGGCGACGGGCTCACAGCTCCCCAGTGTACTCCCCTATGGTGGTGGGAGGAGAGAGCTACTCGCTGGTGTCCCCGTCCCTTAGGATCTGCAAAGAGGAGAGAGCACGGCCAGGGCAGTTTGCCAGATTTCATGTCACCACTGG caagCGGCGGGGCCGACCAAGGAAGCACCCTCCTCCGCggccctcccttccccctccttcctcttcctcctcttcctccacttcctcctcgtcctcctcctcgagctcctcctcgtcctcctcagaAGACGAAGAGGAGGGGGTGGTATCCCAGGGGGTGGAGCCCTGTGCCGCGCCTCGCTGCCGCCTGCCCCAGCAGGACACGGTGCAGTGGGTCCAGTGTGACGACTGCGATGCCTGGTACCATCTGGACTGCCTGCACTGCGACCGCAAGAACCTCCTGCTGGACCCCAACGCAGACTTCCACTGTGGCTGTTGCTGA